A window of Peromyscus eremicus chromosome 7, PerEre_H2_v1, whole genome shotgun sequence contains these coding sequences:
- the C7H11orf52 gene encoding uncharacterized protein C11orf52 homolog encodes MRNLFMSENQLGSRGDASAMGNRLCCGGSWSCPSTFQKKNKTGSQARPTLSILKQQQLRQNGTKVYETTAPMYEQVLHRPGSQKESSHSTSEESNLHYADIHVLSQVQPYSGKKVKHPHLETATEYATLRFPEATPRYDSSNGTLV; translated from the exons ATGCGCAACCTCTTTATGTCCGAAAACCAGCTGGGCTCCCGGGGAGACGCATCCGCCATGGGAAACAGGCTGTGCTGTGGGGGAAGCTG GAGCTGCCCATCAACtttccagaagaaaaacaaaacag GGAGCCAAGCCAGACCCACATTGAGCATACTGAAACAGCAACAGCTCCGGCAGAATGGCACAAAG GTCTATGAGACAACAGCACCAATGTATGAGCAAGTGTTACACCGGCCCGGATCTCAAAAGGAAAGTTCACACTCCACATCGGAGGAGAGCAACTTGCATTATGCAGACATTCATGTGCTCAGCCAAGTGCAGCCATACTCTGGCAAGAAGGTGAAACACCCGCATTTAGAAACCGCTACAGAATATGCCACCCTCCGCTTCCCCGAGGCCACACCTCGATATGACAGCAGCAATGGAACCCTGGTGTGA